In the genome of Nocardioides seonyuensis, one region contains:
- a CDS encoding cystathionine beta-synthase has translation MKYANSLLDLIGNTPLVRLNQTLDLPGDGPLVLAKVEYLNPGGSVKDRIATRMIEAAEASGALQPGGTIVEPTSGNTGVGLAMVAQQKGYKCIFVCPDKVSEDKRNVLKAYGAEVVVCPTAVAPEHPDSYYNVSDRLAAEPGAWKPDQYSNPHNPRSHYETTGPEIWEQTDGRITHFVAGVGTGGTISGIGRFLKERAAEQGRDVQVVGADPAGSVYSGGTGRPYLVEGVGEDFWPETYDRDIADRIIEVSDADSFAFTRRLAREEAMLVGGSSGMAAFAARQLAHELAEQGRNDAVVVVLLPDSGRGYLTKVFNDEWLGQYGFASGAQADSRTVGEVLRGKSGQLPDLVHTHPGETIAEAVHILQEYGVSQMPVVRAEPPIVAAEVAGSVSERDLLDALFAGDAKLTDRVEDHMSAALPTIGSTEAASDAVHLLEKADAVLVHEDGKPVGVLTRQDLLAFLAGA, from the coding sequence GTGAAGTACGCGAACTCACTCCTCGACCTCATCGGCAACACCCCGTTGGTGCGGCTGAACCAGACCCTCGACCTGCCGGGAGACGGACCCCTGGTCCTCGCCAAGGTCGAGTACCTCAACCCGGGCGGGTCGGTGAAGGACCGGATCGCCACGCGGATGATCGAGGCGGCCGAGGCCTCCGGCGCGCTCCAGCCCGGCGGCACGATCGTCGAGCCGACGTCGGGCAACACCGGCGTCGGACTGGCGATGGTGGCGCAGCAGAAGGGCTACAAGTGCATCTTCGTCTGCCCCGACAAGGTCAGCGAGGACAAGCGCAACGTGCTGAAGGCCTACGGCGCCGAGGTGGTCGTGTGCCCGACGGCGGTGGCTCCCGAGCACCCCGACTCCTACTACAACGTGAGCGACCGGCTGGCCGCGGAGCCGGGTGCGTGGAAGCCCGACCAGTACTCCAACCCCCACAACCCGCGCTCCCACTACGAGACGACCGGCCCCGAGATCTGGGAGCAGACCGACGGGCGGATCACCCACTTCGTCGCCGGTGTCGGCACCGGAGGCACCATCAGCGGCATCGGTCGCTTCCTCAAGGAGCGCGCGGCCGAGCAGGGCCGTGACGTCCAGGTGGTCGGCGCCGACCCGGCCGGCTCGGTCTACTCCGGCGGCACCGGCCGCCCCTACCTCGTCGAGGGGGTGGGCGAGGACTTCTGGCCCGAGACCTACGACCGCGACATCGCCGATCGGATCATCGAGGTCTCCGACGCCGACTCCTTCGCCTTCACCCGCCGCCTCGCGCGCGAGGAGGCGATGCTGGTCGGTGGGTCGTCGGGGATGGCGGCGTTCGCGGCGCGCCAGCTGGCCCACGAGCTGGCCGAGCAGGGCCGGAACGACGCCGTGGTCGTCGTGCTCCTGCCGGACTCCGGACGCGGCTACCTCACCAAGGTCTTCAACGACGAGTGGCTGGGCCAGTACGGCTTCGCCAGTGGCGCCCAGGCCGATTCCCGCACCGTGGGGGAGGTGCTGCGCGGCAAGTCCGGGCAGCTGCCCGACCTGGTGCACACGCACCCCGGCGAGACCATCGCCGAGGCCGTGCACATCCTCCAGGAGTACGGCGTCTCGCAGATGCCCGTCGTGCGGGCCGAGCCGCCGATCGTGGCGGCCGAGGTCGCCGGGTCGGTGTCCGAGCGCGACCTGTTGGATGCCCTGTTCGCGGGCGATGCCAAGCTCACCGACCGCGTGGAGGACCACATGTCGGCGGCGCTGCCGACCATCGGGTCCACCGAGGCCGCGTCGGACGCGGTGCACCTGCTGGAGAAGGCCGACGCCGTGCTCGTCCACGAGGACGGAAAGCCGGTGGGGGTGCTGACCCGCCAGGACCTCCTGGCGTTCCTGGCCGGGGCCTGA